From a region of the Myxococcus fulvus genome:
- a CDS encoding class I SAM-dependent methyltransferase: MTTHPNARFWDGIAERYAKKPLPNPAATARKLALTRDRLRPTDRLLDVGCGTGSIVLELAPHVAEAHGVDISRNMIAIAHRKAAAVGTANVVFHAQPAGTLDAFTDAQFDCVCAYNLLHLLDDSAALLQAMYRVTVPGGTLVTSTACLGGPLGPLFGGFLAVMRWLGKAPRVTVLRRDELRAAVADAGFVDIETPDVGDSAQNVFLMARKPRLELRQFR, translated from the coding sequence ATGACGACGCACCCGAACGCTCGATTCTGGGACGGAATCGCCGAGAGGTACGCGAAGAAACCGCTCCCGAACCCCGCCGCGACCGCTCGCAAGCTCGCATTGACCAGGGACCGGCTCCGCCCGACGGACCGACTGCTCGACGTGGGGTGCGGCACCGGCAGCATCGTCCTCGAGCTCGCTCCCCACGTGGCGGAGGCGCATGGGGTCGACATCTCGCGGAACATGATCGCCATCGCCCACCGCAAGGCCGCGGCTGTGGGCACCGCGAACGTCGTCTTCCACGCGCAGCCTGCCGGCACGCTGGACGCGTTCACGGACGCGCAGTTCGACTGCGTATGCGCCTACAACCTCCTGCACCTGCTTGACGATTCAGCGGCGCTCCTGCAAGCGATGTATCGCGTGACCGTGCCGGGGGGCACGCTCGTCACCTCCACTGCGTGCCTCGGCGGCCCCCTGGGGCCACTGTTCGGGGGCTTCCTCGCGGTGATGCGTTGGCTCGGCAAGGCGCCACGGGTGACGGTGCTCCGCCGCGACGAGCTTCGGGCCGCAGTCGCTGATGCGGGATTCGTCGATATCGAGACGCCCGACGTCGGCGACAGCGCGCAGAACGTATTCCTGATGGCGCGCAAGCCGCGATTGGAGTTGCGCCAGTTTCGTTGA
- a CDS encoding LysR family transcriptional regulator, with the protein MDWNDLRYFLALARLGSVRAAGAALGVSHSTVVRRVDALEFELRTRLFDRHRDGFVLTDAGERMMPAAVRVEDEVCALTRGAAGHDESLSGTVHLTCCDEYVAGQILEDLRPWCARHPSVEIAVTTDSRPFNLAKGEADLAVRALPRDTTPPEYLAGRRLAPIVCVNFVGAAHVERLDPSGGAARWLTIEDRRQLEPLVREGSYPGLPMWGAFSTLHLLVRAAIEGLGLVILPAYVGDAEPGLVRLPEADARHVADIWLLYHPDLRDNARVQAVRGVIREGFERRIARYAGRRADAPQRSADAPG; encoded by the coding sequence GTGGACTGGAACGATCTCCGCTACTTCCTCGCCCTGGCTCGGCTCGGGTCGGTGCGCGCCGCCGGCGCTGCACTCGGCGTGAGCCACAGCACGGTCGTTCGGCGGGTCGACGCGCTCGAGTTCGAGCTGAGGACCCGGCTGTTCGACCGGCATCGCGACGGGTTCGTGCTCACCGATGCCGGCGAGCGAATGATGCCGGCCGCCGTGCGCGTCGAAGACGAGGTATGCGCGCTGACGCGCGGTGCTGCCGGACATGACGAGAGCCTGTCGGGGACGGTCCATCTCACGTGCTGCGACGAGTACGTCGCAGGGCAGATCCTCGAGGACCTGCGGCCCTGGTGCGCGCGGCACCCGAGCGTGGAGATCGCGGTCACGACCGACAGCCGGCCCTTCAACCTCGCCAAGGGCGAAGCCGACCTCGCCGTCCGGGCGCTCCCCAGAGACACCACGCCACCGGAGTACCTGGCCGGGCGGCGGCTTGCCCCCATCGTATGCGTCAACTTCGTTGGCGCGGCGCATGTGGAGCGGCTCGATCCAAGCGGGGGCGCGGCGCGGTGGCTCACCATCGAAGATCGCCGTCAACTCGAGCCCCTCGTCCGCGAGGGCAGCTATCCGGGGCTGCCGATGTGGGGCGCGTTCTCCACCTTGCATCTGCTGGTGCGCGCGGCGATCGAGGGGCTCGGCCTCGTGATCCTCCCCGCCTATGTCGGTGACGCGGAGCCCGGGCTGGTGCGGCTTCCAGAGGCAGACGCCCGGCACGTCGCCGATATCTGGCTCCTGTACCACCCGGACCTGCGCGACAACGCGCGCGTGCAGGCGGTCCGCGGCGTCATCCGCGAAGGGTTCGAGCGCCGCATCGCGCGGTACGCTGGGCGGCGCGCGGACGCACCACAGCGTTCCGCCGACGCACCAGGCTGA
- the rsmD gene encoding 16S rRNA (guanine(966)-N(2))-methyltransferase RsmD, whose protein sequence is MRIVSGSAKGRALAGPKPTSQHIRPTADRVRETIFNVLGQFLDGQRVLDLYAGTGALGLEALSRGAGAVVLVDQDREAQALCKQNTQALGFSAQVELLSQPVVRGLDTLGRRGDRFELIFADPPYAARVVETVLEAVTAAKVLAPGGMLVVEHDKREEAPESHAGLTREDQRRFGDTLVSFYRAP, encoded by the coding sequence ATGCGAATCGTCTCAGGCTCCGCGAAGGGCAGGGCGCTGGCCGGCCCCAAGCCCACGTCGCAACACATCCGCCCTACCGCGGACCGTGTGCGGGAGACCATCTTCAACGTCCTCGGCCAGTTCCTCGACGGCCAGCGCGTCCTCGACCTCTACGCCGGTACCGGCGCCCTCGGCCTCGAGGCCCTGTCCCGCGGCGCGGGCGCCGTGGTCCTCGTCGACCAGGACCGCGAGGCCCAGGCGCTGTGCAAGCAGAACACCCAGGCGCTCGGCTTCTCGGCCCAGGTGGAGCTGCTCTCCCAGCCCGTGGTGCGGGGGCTCGACACCCTGGGCCGGCGGGGAGACCGCTTCGAGCTCATCTTCGCGGACCCGCCCTACGCGGCGCGCGTGGTGGAGACGGTGCTGGAGGCCGTCACGGCGGCGAAGGTGCTGGCGCCCGGCGGGATGCTCGTCGTCGAGCACGACAAGCGCGAGGAGGCCCCTGAGTCCCACGCCGGGCTCACCCGGGAGGACCAGCGCCGCTTCGGGGACACCCTGGTCAGCTTCTACCGGGCGCCGTGA
- the coaD gene encoding pantetheine-phosphate adenylyltransferase — translation MPVAIYPGSFDPLTNGHLSLIQRSLKMFDKVIVAIAVNPKKTPLFTEDERRDLIRDAVKDDRVEVDAFHGLLVDYVKRRGVNVIVRGLRAVSDFEYEFQLANMNRKLAPTVETVFMMTGEDYFYISSQLVREVASFGGDVTGLVPPNVHAGLQAKFARKT, via the coding sequence ATGCCTGTCGCCATCTACCCAGGTTCGTTCGATCCGCTCACCAACGGGCACCTGAGCCTCATCCAGCGCAGCCTGAAGATGTTCGACAAAGTCATCGTCGCCATCGCGGTGAACCCCAAGAAGACCCCTCTGTTCACCGAGGACGAGCGCCGCGACCTCATCCGCGACGCCGTGAAGGACGACCGTGTGGAGGTGGACGCCTTCCACGGTCTGCTGGTCGACTACGTCAAGCGCCGCGGGGTGAACGTCATCGTCCGCGGGCTGCGCGCCGTGTCCGACTTCGAATACGAGTTCCAGCTCGCGAACATGAACCGCAAGCTGGCGCCCACCGTGGAGACCGTCTTCATGATGACGGGTGAGGACTACTTCTACATCTCCTCCCAGCTCGTGCGTGAAGTCGCCTCGTTCGGAGGGGATGTCACGGGGCTCGTGCCGCCCAACGTCCACGCGGGGCTGCAGGCGAAATTCGCGCGGAAGACGTAG
- a CDS encoding pyridoxal phosphate-dependent aminotransferase, whose protein sequence is MKLARRLQAIKPSPTLALNSRAKALAAQGVDVVVLAAGEPDFDTPDYVKQAAVDALNAGFTKYTATAGIPELREAICNKLERDNGLRFTPEQVLVTSGGKQALYNFCQAVLDEGDEVIIFAPYWVSYPDMVRLAGATPVIVNTREEDGFAPDPDAIRRVLTPRTRAIIINSPGNPTGAVYSRAALEGIADAVRGHDCLIVTDDIYEKLLYTGERLGISDVAPDLVPRLVVVNGMSKAYSMTGWRLGYAAGPRPVLSAMQLVQDQSTSNASSIGQKAALAALKGPPDTIATMVKEYKERRDFFVGGLNALDGVRCRMPEGAFYALADVRGLYGRPYKGKAVAGSVQLSEILLDDFRVAAVPGDPFGAEGYIRMSFATSRQVLAKGLERLGELVQALR, encoded by the coding sequence ATGAAACTCGCCCGCCGGCTCCAGGCCATCAAGCCCTCCCCGACGCTCGCTCTCAACTCCCGCGCCAAGGCGCTCGCGGCCCAAGGCGTGGACGTCGTGGTCCTGGCGGCGGGCGAGCCCGACTTCGACACGCCCGACTACGTCAAGCAGGCCGCGGTCGACGCGCTCAACGCGGGCTTCACCAAGTACACCGCCACCGCGGGCATCCCCGAGCTGCGCGAGGCCATCTGCAACAAGCTGGAGCGCGACAACGGGCTGCGCTTCACCCCCGAGCAGGTGCTCGTCACCTCCGGCGGCAAGCAGGCGCTCTACAACTTCTGCCAGGCCGTGCTCGACGAGGGTGACGAGGTCATCATCTTCGCGCCGTACTGGGTCAGCTACCCGGACATGGTGCGGCTGGCCGGCGCGACGCCCGTCATCGTCAACACGCGCGAGGAGGACGGCTTCGCGCCGGACCCGGACGCCATCCGCCGGGTGCTCACCCCGCGCACGCGCGCCATCATCATCAACAGCCCGGGCAACCCCACCGGCGCCGTGTACTCGCGCGCCGCGCTGGAGGGCATCGCCGACGCCGTGCGCGGCCACGACTGCCTCATCGTCACCGACGACATCTACGAGAAGCTCCTCTACACCGGCGAGCGGCTGGGCATCAGCGACGTGGCCCCGGACCTGGTGCCCCGGCTCGTCGTCGTCAACGGCATGAGCAAGGCGTACTCCATGACGGGCTGGCGCCTGGGCTACGCGGCGGGGCCCCGGCCCGTGCTGTCCGCGATGCAACTGGTGCAGGACCAGTCCACGTCCAACGCCTCGTCCATCGGCCAGAAGGCGGCGCTGGCGGCGCTCAAGGGCCCGCCGGACACCATCGCCACCATGGTGAAGGAGTACAAGGAGCGCCGGGACTTCTTCGTGGGCGGCCTCAACGCGCTCGACGGCGTGCGCTGCCGGATGCCCGAGGGCGCCTTCTACGCGCTGGCGGACGTGCGAGGCCTCTACGGGCGGCCCTACAAGGGCAAGGCCGTGGCGGGCTCGGTGCAGCTCTCCGAAATCCTGCTGGATGACTTCCGCGTCGCGGCGGTGCCGGGAGATCCGTTCGGCGCCGAGGGCTACATCCGCATGAGCTTCGCGACCTCGCGCCAGGTGCTCGCCAAGGGACTGGAGCGGCTGGGCGAGCTGGTCCAGGCGCTGCGCTGA